Proteins encoded by one window of Paenibacillus urinalis:
- a CDS encoding multicopper oxidase domain-containing protein — MINLGTGLGSSLSAAAVSHSPNEKNTSLPETKRFHLYATDGTLKLPDETSVYVWGYSEQQAKGSAGYPAPTLTVNEGDLVEVTLTNLGTSQKGIKQVGHTIHFHGLDTDQANDGVPHTSKDLLVGDSYTYRFKADHAGTYFYHCHVDTIEHLQMGMTGAFIVKAKDGANEAWTSGPKYDKEYTFVLNEIDPVWHKAVQEGKKYDRTDFKPTYFTINGKAYPDTEKDPGTLITGKIGEKVLVRIINSGYRPHAMHLHGHHFEVIASDGRPLPAPLEKDTVNIGPGERYDLLITFIQEGAYPFHSHNIVDNTNHGVYPGGMHTMVMIGDQGPASEHEGHGQHGEAGRQTENEHHRSITGTAGAPVSPLEESREGAMVAISHMKYSVKELRIKAGTTVTWENQDPVFHTVTDIGGAFDSRHLGPGEEFSHTFHEKGTYNYYCATHPSMEASVIVE; from the coding sequence CCGGCTTGGGGTCTAGTCTCTCTGCAGCGGCTGTTTCCCACAGTCCAAACGAGAAAAACACGTCTCTTCCGGAGACCAAACGTTTTCACCTCTATGCCACGGACGGTACTCTCAAGCTCCCTGATGAGACATCTGTATACGTGTGGGGATATAGTGAGCAACAAGCAAAGGGGTCTGCCGGATATCCTGCCCCTACCCTCACCGTTAATGAAGGAGATCTGGTAGAAGTTACTTTGACCAATCTGGGCACCTCCCAGAAGGGGATTAAGCAGGTCGGGCATACGATTCATTTTCATGGACTCGATACGGATCAGGCAAACGACGGTGTGCCGCACACCTCCAAGGATTTGCTTGTGGGAGACAGCTATACCTATAGATTCAAGGCCGATCATGCAGGAACCTATTTCTATCACTGTCATGTCGATACGATTGAGCATCTGCAGATGGGAATGACCGGGGCTTTTATTGTCAAAGCAAAGGACGGAGCTAATGAGGCTTGGACCAGTGGTCCGAAATACGACAAAGAATATACTTTCGTATTGAACGAGATTGATCCGGTATGGCACAAGGCCGTGCAGGAGGGCAAGAAGTATGATCGTACTGACTTCAAGCCTACCTATTTTACGATTAACGGCAAGGCCTATCCTGACACCGAGAAGGACCCAGGTACGCTCATTACAGGCAAGATCGGGGAGAAGGTACTCGTCCGCATCATCAATTCCGGATACCGGCCTCATGCCATGCATCTGCATGGGCATCATTTTGAAGTGATCGCATCTGACGGCAGGCCGCTGCCTGCCCCGCTTGAGAAGGACACGGTAAATATCGGGCCCGGTGAGCGCTACGACCTGTTAATTACATTCATCCAGGAAGGGGCCTACCCCTTCCACAGCCATAACATTGTCGACAATACGAACCATGGTGTCTATCCTGGCGGCATGCATACGATGGTCATGATCGGTGATCAAGGACCGGCATCAGAGCATGAAGGGCATGGACAGCATGGTGAGGCCGGGAGACAAACAGAAAATGAACATCATCGCAGCATAACAGGAACAGCTGGTGCTCCTGTCTCCCCCTTGGAAGAGTCCCGGGAAGGAGCTATGGTAGCAATCAGTCACATGAAATATTCTGTGAAAGAGCTTCGAATTAAAGCCGGAACTACCGTCACCTGGGAGAACCAGGATCCTGTCTTTCATACGGTTACGGATATAGGAGGCGCCTTCGACAGCCGTCATCTCGGACCTGGGGAGGAGTTCAGTCACACTTTTCATGAGAAAGGGACCTATAACTATTATTGTGCTACGCATCCGAGTATGGAAGCCAGCGTCATTGTAGAGTAA